One part of the Streptomyces ferrugineus genome encodes these proteins:
- the pepN gene encoding aminopeptidase N → MPGENLSRDEARERAALLAVDGYDVSLDVRSALGDGDDQSGAARTFRSVTTVRFRCAEPGATSFADLIAPSVTAVSLNGRDLDPSEVFDGSRITLEDLAADNELVVDAQCAFSRTGEGLHRFVDPEDGEVYLYTQYEPADSRRVFANFEQPDLKAPFRFEVRAPEGWTVWSNGAGELADGIWRFAETKPISTYITCVVAGPYHHVTDSYERALPDGTTLRIPLGAMCRKGLAPYFDADDIFLVTKQGLDFFHDHFDYPYPFGKYDQAFVPEYNLGAMENPGLVTFREEFIFRGKVTQASYEGRANVVLHEMAHMWFGDLVTMVWWDDLWLKESFADFMGTFGCVGATRFKDAWITFANRRKAWAYRADQLPSTHPITADIRDLQDAKLNFDGITYAKGASVLKQLVAYVGQDAFLEGARRYFKRHAYGNTRLGDLLSVLEETSGRDMAAWARSWLQTAGVNSLTPQVLLDADGHVAELAVLQEAAESHPELRPHRVAVGLYRRGREGALERYAQAETDVDGARTVVAELTGAQAPELVLVNDDDLTFCKTRFDDTSLATLRAALGDMTDPLARALCWSALWNMTRDALLPAREFIDLVLRFAGRESDIGVLQMLQAWAESALTHYVAPDWREQGSRLLTQGAVTQLHAAEHGSEHQLAWARFFARVTDEPGFELLSGLLDGSAAVDGLEVDQELRWALLDTLATHGVVGEKELAAELARDDTASGKRHQVRCLAARPSAAVKAQAWAQVVESDALSNALVEATIAGWGRPTQRELLAPYAEKYFAAIERVWAERSIQIGMDVVRGLFPALQQSQATLDATDAWLAAHEDAAPALRRLVLEARDDLARGLRGQACDATAASTS, encoded by the coding sequence GTGCCCGGTGAGAATCTGTCCCGCGACGAGGCCCGGGAGCGGGCCGCCCTGCTGGCCGTCGACGGGTACGACGTGTCCCTCGACGTGCGGTCCGCCCTCGGTGACGGAGACGACCAAAGCGGGGCGGCGCGCACCTTCCGCTCGGTCACCACGGTCCGCTTCCGGTGTGCCGAGCCCGGCGCGACCAGCTTCGCGGATCTGATCGCGCCGAGTGTGACGGCCGTCTCCCTCAACGGCCGGGACCTGGACCCGAGCGAGGTCTTCGACGGCTCGCGGATCACGCTGGAGGACCTGGCCGCCGACAACGAGCTGGTGGTCGACGCCCAGTGCGCCTTTTCCCGCACGGGAGAGGGCCTGCACCGCTTCGTCGACCCGGAGGACGGCGAGGTCTACCTCTACACGCAGTACGAGCCGGCCGACTCGCGCCGGGTCTTCGCCAACTTCGAGCAGCCGGACCTCAAGGCGCCGTTCCGGTTCGAGGTCCGGGCGCCGGAGGGGTGGACGGTGTGGAGCAACGGGGCCGGTGAACTCGCGGACGGGATCTGGAGGTTCGCGGAGACGAAGCCGATCTCGACGTACATCACCTGTGTCGTGGCGGGCCCGTACCACCACGTCACGGACTCCTACGAGCGCGCCCTGCCCGACGGCACGACCCTGCGGATCCCGCTCGGCGCCATGTGCCGCAAGGGCCTCGCCCCCTACTTCGACGCCGACGACATCTTCCTGGTCACCAAGCAGGGCCTGGACTTCTTCCACGACCACTTCGACTATCCGTACCCGTTCGGCAAGTACGACCAGGCGTTCGTGCCCGAGTACAACCTCGGCGCGATGGAGAACCCGGGGCTGGTCACCTTCCGCGAGGAGTTCATCTTCCGGGGCAAGGTGACGCAGGCCTCGTACGAGGGCCGGGCGAACGTCGTCCTGCACGAGATGGCGCACATGTGGTTCGGCGACCTGGTCACCATGGTGTGGTGGGACGACCTGTGGCTGAAGGAGTCCTTCGCGGACTTCATGGGCACCTTCGGATGCGTCGGCGCGACCCGCTTCAAGGACGCCTGGATCACCTTCGCCAACCGCCGCAAGGCATGGGCGTACCGCGCCGACCAGCTGCCCTCGACGCACCCGATCACGGCGGACATCCGTGACTTGCAGGACGCCAAGCTCAACTTCGACGGCATCACCTACGCCAAGGGCGCCTCCGTGCTCAAGCAGCTCGTGGCGTACGTCGGACAGGACGCGTTCCTGGAGGGCGCGCGGCGCTACTTCAAGCGGCACGCCTACGGCAACACACGGCTCGGCGATCTGCTGTCGGTGCTGGAGGAGACCAGCGGGCGGGACATGGCGGCGTGGGCGCGCTCGTGGCTGCAGACGGCGGGCGTGAACTCGCTGACCCCGCAGGTGCTGCTGGACGCGGACGGGCACGTGGCCGAGCTGGCGGTGCTGCAGGAGGCCGCCGAGTCGCACCCTGAACTGCGCCCGCACCGGGTGGCGGTCGGCCTGTACCGGCGCGGCCGGGAGGGCGCGCTGGAGCGGTACGCGCAGGCCGAGACGGACGTCGACGGCGCGCGGACGGTGGTGGCGGAGCTGACGGGGGCCCAGGCGCCGGAGCTGGTGCTGGTCAACGACGACGACCTGACGTTCTGCAAGACCCGTTTCGACGACACGTCGCTGGCGACGCTGCGGGCCGCGCTCGGCGACATGACCGACCCCCTCGCCCGGGCCCTGTGCTGGTCGGCGCTGTGGAACATGACGCGGGACGCGCTGCTGCCGGCGCGGGAGTTCATCGATCTGGTGCTGAGGTTCGCGGGCCGGGAGTCCGACATCGGTGTGCTGCAGATGCTGCAGGCGTGGGCCGAGTCGGCGCTGACGCACTACGTGGCGCCGGACTGGCGGGAGCAGGGCTCGCGGCTGCTCACGCAGGGCGCGGTGACCCAGCTCCACGCCGCCGAGCACGGCAGCGAACACCAGCTGGCGTGGGCCCGGTTCTTCGCCCGGGTGACCGACGAGCCCGGCTTCGAGCTGCTGTCGGGCCTGCTCGACGGCTCGGCGGCGGTCGACGGTCTCGAGGTCGACCAGGAGCTGCGCTGGGCGCTGCTGGACACGCTGGCCACGCACGGCGTCGTCGGCGAGAAGGAGCTGGCCGCCGAACTGGCCCGGGACGACACGGCCTCCGGCAAGCGCCATCAGGTGCGCTGTCTGGCGGCCCGGCCGTCGGCGGCGGTGAAGGCGCAGGCGTGGGCGCAGGTGGTGGAGTCGGACGCGCTGTCGAACGCGCTGGTCGAGGCGACGATCGCGGGCTGGGGCCGGCCCACGCAGCGGGAGCTGCTCGCGCCGTACGCCGAGAAGTACTTCGCGGCCATCGAGCGGGTGTGGGCCGAGCGGTCCATCCAGATCGGCATGGACGTGGTGCGGGGCCTGTTCCCGGCGCTGCAGCAGTCGCAGGCCACGCTGGACGCGACGGACGCGTGGCTCGCGGCGCACGAGGACGCCGCTCCGGCGCTGCGGCGGCTGGTGCTGGAGGCGCGGGACGATCTGGCGCGGGGGCTGCGGGGGCAGGCGTGCGACGCGACGGCGGCGTCAACCTCCTAA
- a CDS encoding mycothiol-dependent nitroreductase Rv2466c family protein: MSDKTPVDFWFDPLCPWAWMTSRWVLEVEKVRDIEVRWHLMSLAVLNEDKLDDLPEEYRELLETKAWGPVRVVIAAQEEHGAEVLGDLYTALGTRIHNQDEGPGKETVAAALKDVGLPEALMEHWDGTPYEPQLRASHKEGIDKVGQEVGTPVIAVPGADGEQLAFFGPVVTPAPRGEEAAKLWDGTLAVASVPGFYEIKRTRTKGPDFSNL; this comes from the coding sequence ATGTCGGACAAGACCCCCGTCGACTTCTGGTTCGACCCGCTGTGCCCCTGGGCCTGGATGACCTCCCGCTGGGTGCTGGAGGTGGAGAAGGTGCGCGACATAGAGGTCCGCTGGCATCTGATGAGCCTCGCCGTCCTCAACGAGGACAAGCTGGACGACCTGCCCGAGGAGTACCGCGAACTGCTCGAGACCAAGGCGTGGGGCCCGGTCCGGGTCGTCATCGCGGCGCAGGAGGAGCACGGCGCCGAGGTGCTCGGCGACCTCTACACCGCGCTCGGCACCCGCATCCACAACCAGGACGAGGGCCCCGGCAAGGAGACCGTCGCCGCCGCGCTGAAGGACGTCGGCCTGCCCGAGGCCCTCATGGAGCACTGGGACGGCACCCCCTACGAGCCGCAGCTGCGCGCCTCCCACAAGGAGGGCATCGACAAGGTCGGCCAGGAGGTCGGCACCCCCGTCATCGCGGTCCCCGGCGCCGACGGCGAACAGCTCGCCTTCTTCGGCCCGGTCGTCACCCCGGCCCCCCGGGGCGAGGAGGCCGCCAAGCTGTGGGACGGCACCCTCGCCGTGGCCTCCGTGCCGGGCTTCTACGAGATCAAGCGGACGCGGACGAAGGGGCCTGACTTCAGCAACCTGTAG
- a CDS encoding glycerophosphodiester phosphodiesterase family protein has product MHLGRRSLLLAAAAAPAATALPAHAAERAPTGRGPVVIGHRGAAGWRPEHTAASYTYAVQTGADWIEPDLVPTKDHVLVVRHENEISQTTDVAAHPEFADRRTTRTVDGRSVTGWFTEDFTLAELRTLRAVERLPQVRNRNTVFDGRDRVLTFQEVVDLARGLSRAHGRTIAVFPETKHPTYFRSLGLPLEPQLARLIRRNRLGRRECVVQSFEPTSLRRIAAERLGVPLWQALGTTGGPYDLVSAGDPTTYRDMMTPAGLARIAAYADWIGPDKSSLVDTSLLADAHAAGLRVGPYTFRAENQFLAARFRRGSGANDFGDAFAEYALYYGMGVDAVVTDFPDLAVMARKG; this is encoded by the coding sequence ATGCACCTCGGACGCCGTTCCCTCCTGCTCGCGGCCGCCGCGGCCCCGGCCGCCACGGCCCTCCCCGCACACGCGGCCGAGCGCGCCCCGACCGGCCGGGGCCCGGTGGTCATCGGCCATCGCGGCGCCGCCGGCTGGCGCCCCGAGCACACCGCGGCCTCGTACACCTACGCCGTGCAGACCGGCGCCGACTGGATCGAACCGGACCTCGTGCCGACGAAGGACCATGTGCTGGTGGTCCGGCACGAGAACGAGATCTCGCAGACGACGGACGTGGCGGCGCACCCGGAGTTCGCGGACCGCCGTACCACCAGGACCGTGGACGGGCGTTCGGTGACGGGCTGGTTCACCGAGGACTTCACGCTGGCGGAGCTGAGGACGCTGCGCGCGGTGGAGCGGCTGCCGCAGGTCCGCAACCGCAACACCGTGTTCGACGGCCGCGACCGGGTGCTGACCTTCCAGGAGGTCGTCGATCTGGCGCGCGGGCTGTCCAGGGCCCACGGCCGGACGATCGCGGTCTTCCCGGAGACCAAGCATCCGACGTACTTCCGCTCGCTGGGCCTGCCCCTGGAGCCGCAACTGGCGCGGCTGATCCGGCGCAACCGGCTGGGGCGGCGCGAGTGTGTCGTGCAGTCCTTCGAGCCGACGAGCCTGCGGCGGATCGCGGCCGAGCGGCTGGGGGTGCCGCTGTGGCAGGCGCTGGGGACCACGGGCGGGCCGTACGACCTGGTCTCGGCCGGGGATCCGACGACGTACCGGGACATGATGACGCCGGCGGGGCTGGCGCGGATCGCCGCGTACGCGGACTGGATCGGGCCGGACAAGTCCTCGCTCGTGGACACCTCCCTGCTGGCGGACGCGCATGCGGCGGGGCTGCGGGTGGGGCCGTACACCTTCCGTGCGGAGAACCAGTTCCTGGCGGCACGGTTCCGGCGCGGCAGCGGAGCGAACGATTTCGGGGACGCGTTCGCCGAGTACGCGCTGTACTACGGGATGGGAGTCGACGCCGTGGTGACCGACTTCCCGGATCTGGCGGTGATGGCCAGGAAGGGCTGA
- a CDS encoding FGGY-family carbohydrate kinase, giving the protein MYIGIDVGTSTVKAAAFDSDGRELAVEARPVALALHGGHVEQDMEEVYAAVVGVLDALTARIAEPVELAGLTGQGDGVWLVDAAGRPVRPAASWMDGRAHELLDQWLADGTFETVFRRTGSAMFPGCPGPLLAWFDRYEPAALDAAATALYCKDMVFRRLTGAPATTDVSDASMPFLDPRTRTYDNRVVELLGLTHRRGLLAPIGDPIATAEAREGLPPGTRLANGPYDLPSCALGAGVTAPGDGLLIVGTCLASLVATTDLDLKGEPAGLYISTDRPGHWLRAMPAMVGTAALDWVLTTTGVGHEEVDALLAETPPGANGVRVLPYFAPSGERAPFVEPRLRAELTGVCLESTKADLVRATCEGIGFAARHCLQAAGLTGSLAVCGGGTRSPAWMRLLADVLGRPLRVVEGEVGARGAVLAAAERFGAALDAAAWTEPTAVVEPDAARAAYYANLYEDHLARLAQARDRTRA; this is encoded by the coding sequence ATGTACATCGGCATCGACGTGGGCACGTCCACGGTGAAGGCCGCCGCCTTCGACTCCGACGGCCGCGAACTCGCCGTCGAGGCACGCCCCGTGGCCCTCGCCCTGCACGGCGGTCACGTCGAGCAGGACATGGAGGAGGTGTACGCCGCGGTGGTCGGCGTGCTCGACGCGCTCACCGCCCGCATCGCGGAACCGGTCGAGCTGGCCGGCCTGACCGGGCAGGGCGACGGGGTCTGGCTGGTCGACGCGGCGGGCCGCCCGGTCCGTCCCGCCGCCTCCTGGATGGACGGCCGGGCGCATGAGCTGCTCGACCAGTGGCTGGCGGACGGCACGTTCGAGACCGTCTTCCGCCGCACGGGCAGCGCGATGTTCCCCGGGTGCCCGGGCCCGCTGCTGGCCTGGTTCGACCGCTACGAGCCCGCGGCCCTCGACGCCGCGGCCACGGCCCTGTACTGCAAGGACATGGTCTTCCGCCGGCTGACCGGCGCCCCGGCGACGACCGATGTCTCGGACGCGTCGATGCCGTTCCTCGACCCGCGCACCCGGACGTACGACAACCGGGTCGTGGAGCTGCTGGGCCTGACGCACCGCCGGGGTCTGCTGGCGCCGATCGGCGATCCGATCGCGACGGCCGAGGCGCGCGAGGGGCTGCCACCGGGGACGCGGCTCGCGAACGGCCCGTACGATCTGCCGTCCTGCGCACTCGGCGCGGGCGTGACCGCCCCGGGCGACGGGCTGCTGATCGTCGGCACCTGCCTGGCCAGCCTGGTCGCCACGACCGACCTGGATCTGAAGGGCGAGCCGGCCGGCCTGTACATCTCCACCGACCGTCCCGGCCACTGGCTGCGCGCCATGCCCGCGATGGTCGGTACGGCGGCCCTGGACTGGGTGCTGACGACGACCGGCGTCGGGCACGAGGAGGTCGACGCCCTGCTCGCCGAGACCCCGCCCGGAGCCAACGGCGTCCGTGTGCTGCCGTACTTCGCCCCGTCGGGCGAGCGCGCCCCCTTCGTCGAACCCCGGCTGCGCGCCGAACTCACCGGCGTCTGCCTGGAGTCCACGAAGGCCGATCTGGTCCGCGCCACCTGTGAGGGCATCGGCTTCGCGGCCCGGCACTGCCTTCAGGCGGCGGGGCTGACCGGTTCCCTCGCGGTGTGCGGCGGCGGCACGCGCAGCCCCGCCTGGATGCGGCTGCTCGCGGATGTCCTGGGCCGGCCGCTGCGGGTCGTCGAGGGTGAAGTGGGGGCGCGGGGCGCGGTGCTGGCGGCGGCGGAGCGGTTCGGGGCCGCCCTGGACGCGGCGGCCTGGACCGAGCCGACGGCGGTCGTGGAGCCGGACGCGGCCAGGGCGGCGTACTACGCGAACCTCTACGAGGACCATCTGGCCCGGCTGGCCCAGGCACGGGACCGCACTCGCGCGTGA
- a CDS encoding 2-hydroxyacid dehydrogenase: protein MTNGNRVRVVAAGDHFVLPSLIKEALAHELTGDVVELRLGWPLVPFGPVAEVTEASDAEDELIEALAGAQVLVTQMGPVTERVLDACPDLRLVVVCRGGPVNVNLDAAKRHDVRVCYAPGRNAAATAEFTVGLMLAALRRIPQAHDLLARQGSWEGATYYTYEHSGLELEDLPVGLVGYGAVGSRVARVLCAFGARVMVYDPYVQGEIHGLRIHALDELLGQSRVITLHARLTTETRGLIGARELALLPRGSVVVNAARGPLLDEDALCTALETGHLSAAALDTYVQEPLPARSRLHALADRVVLTPHLGGASREVARKAAAIAAAEVGRWARGEPLAHALT, encoded by the coding sequence ATGACCAACGGGAACCGTGTGCGTGTGGTGGCCGCCGGCGACCACTTCGTCCTGCCGTCGCTCATCAAGGAGGCGCTCGCCCACGAACTCACCGGCGACGTCGTCGAGTTGCGGCTCGGCTGGCCCCTTGTCCCCTTCGGCCCCGTCGCCGAGGTGACGGAGGCGAGCGACGCCGAGGACGAGCTGATCGAGGCGCTCGCGGGCGCACAGGTGCTGGTCACCCAGATGGGCCCGGTGACGGAACGCGTCCTCGACGCCTGCCCCGACCTGCGGCTGGTCGTCGTCTGCCGGGGCGGACCCGTGAACGTCAACCTCGACGCGGCCAAGCGACACGACGTGCGGGTGTGCTACGCCCCCGGCCGCAACGCCGCCGCCACCGCCGAGTTCACCGTGGGCCTGATGCTGGCGGCGCTGCGCCGGATCCCGCAGGCCCATGACCTCCTGGCCCGGCAGGGCAGTTGGGAGGGCGCCACCTACTACACCTACGAGCACAGCGGCCTGGAGCTGGAGGACCTGCCGGTGGGGCTGGTCGGCTACGGGGCGGTGGGCAGCCGGGTCGCCCGCGTGCTGTGCGCCTTCGGGGCGCGGGTGATGGTCTACGACCCGTACGTGCAGGGCGAGATCCACGGCCTGCGGATCCACGCCCTCGACGAACTCCTCGGCCAGTCACGTGTGATCACGCTCCATGCCCGCCTGACCACCGAGACCCGGGGCCTGATCGGCGCCCGTGAACTGGCGCTGCTGCCGCGCGGCTCGGTGGTCGTGAACGCGGCGCGCGGTCCGCTGCTGGACGAGGACGCCCTGTGCACCGCGCTGGAGACCGGGCACCTCTCGGCGGCGGCCCTGGACACCTACGTACAGGAGCCGCTGCCCGCGCGCTCCCGCCTGCACGCCCTCGCCGACCGCGTGGTCCTGACCCCGCATCTGGGCGGAGCGTCCCGCGAGGTGGCGCGGAAGGCGGCGGCGATCGCGGCGGCGGAGGTGGGCCGCTGGGCACGGGGCGAGCCGCTGGCACACGCCCTGACCTGA
- a CDS encoding ABC transporter ATP-binding protein — translation MTELELRDLRKTFSARGRPSVDAVRGIDLTLRSGELLGLLGPSGCGKSTTLRMIAGLETVTGGDILVGGSSVISRPAQRRNIGVAFENYALYPPLTVAENLAFGLKARKKADRGDVDRKVKDIAERVDLTAILDARPAGLSSGQKQRVSLARALIREPDVLLLDEPLSHLDAAQRDTTRRELKRIQRDLGHTTILVTHDQEEALSLADRIAVMKDGVIQQLGTPYEIYDSPANVFVADFVGEPAVNLLPGTVTDDGHARLSETARIALPVRVPAGREVIVGIRPEDVHLTGDDGLPARVVAHEPLLEAGIATLALDGVESPLVVLTDPEVRLAHDDRVRVTPDPDLTHVFDAETGDSLR, via the coding sequence ATGACCGAGCTGGAGCTACGTGATCTGCGCAAGACCTTCTCGGCGCGGGGCCGCCCGTCGGTGGACGCCGTCCGCGGCATCGACCTGACCCTGCGCTCCGGCGAACTGCTCGGCCTGCTCGGCCCGTCGGGCTGCGGGAAGTCCACCACCCTGCGGATGATCGCCGGGCTGGAGACGGTGACCGGCGGGGACATCCTGGTCGGCGGCTCGTCGGTGATCTCCCGCCCGGCCCAGCGGCGCAACATCGGGGTCGCCTTCGAGAACTACGCCCTCTACCCGCCGCTGACGGTGGCGGAGAACCTGGCGTTCGGCCTCAAGGCGCGTAAGAAGGCCGACCGGGGAGACGTCGACCGCAAGGTCAAGGACATCGCCGAACGCGTCGACCTCACCGCCATCCTCGACGCCCGCCCGGCGGGCCTGTCCAGCGGCCAGAAGCAGCGCGTGTCCCTGGCCCGCGCCCTGATCCGCGAACCGGACGTGCTCCTCCTCGACGAGCCGCTGTCCCACCTGGACGCCGCCCAGCGCGACACCACCCGCCGCGAACTCAAACGCATCCAGCGCGACCTGGGCCACACCACCATCCTGGTCACCCACGACCAGGAGGAGGCCCTCTCCCTCGCCGACCGGATCGCCGTGATGAAGGACGGCGTGATCCAGCAGCTCGGCACCCCGTACGAGATCTACGACAGCCCCGCCAACGTCTTCGTCGCGGACTTCGTGGGCGAACCGGCCGTCAACCTCCTCCCCGGCACCGTGACGGACGACGGCCACGCCCGCCTGTCCGAGACGGCGCGGATCGCCCTCCCCGTGCGGGTGCCGGCCGGCCGCGAGGTGATCGTCGGCATCCGCCCGGAGGACGTGCACCTCACCGGCGACGACGGCCTGCCCGCCAGGGTCGTCGCCCACGAGCCCCTGCTGGAGGCCGGCATCGCCACCCTCGCCCTCGACGGCGTCGAAAGCCCCCTCGTCGTCCTCACCGACCCCGAGGTCCGCCTCGCCCACGACGACCGCGTCCGGGTCACCCCCGACCCCGACCTCACCCATGTCTTCGACGCCGAGACGGGAGACTCCCTGCGATGA
- a CDS encoding DeoR/GlpR family DNA-binding transcription regulator gives MNRGLTNAPQQGPAARQAAMAEQVLADGSATAAELAERFGVSLMTIHRDLDELERQGIVRKFRGGVTAQPSGVFESNVQYRLKTMRAEKAAVADRALKLIEPGMAIMLDDSTSTLEIARRLRLGEITPLTVVTNFLEAINLLSDQRGIHLMALGGDYDPLHSSFLGVSCVEAIEQLRVDVCFASTSAVHGGYAYHQEQHIVSVKRAMLDVAARNILLIDHTKLARVALHRVVPLSHFDLLLVDDGASAEALRDLDEHKVRYEVCATKGSDDRAGAT, from the coding sequence ATGAACCGGGGATTGACCAACGCACCACAGCAGGGCCCCGCCGCCCGCCAGGCCGCCATGGCCGAGCAGGTCCTCGCCGACGGCTCGGCGACGGCCGCCGAGCTGGCCGAGCGGTTCGGGGTGAGCCTGATGACCATCCACCGGGACCTGGACGAGCTCGAACGGCAGGGCATCGTCAGGAAGTTCCGGGGTGGCGTGACCGCACAGCCCTCCGGTGTCTTCGAGTCCAACGTCCAGTACCGGCTGAAGACCATGCGCGCCGAGAAGGCCGCCGTCGCCGACCGCGCGCTGAAGCTGATCGAGCCCGGCATGGCCATCATGCTGGACGACTCCACCTCCACCCTGGAGATAGCCCGCAGACTGCGCCTCGGCGAGATAACCCCCCTCACGGTCGTCACCAACTTCCTGGAGGCCATCAACCTCCTCTCCGACCAGCGCGGCATCCATCTGATGGCCCTCGGCGGCGACTACGACCCGCTGCACTCCTCCTTCCTCGGCGTGTCCTGCGTCGAGGCGATCGAGCAGCTGCGCGTGGACGTGTGCTTCGCGTCGACGTCGGCCGTGCACGGGGGTTACGCCTACCACCAGGAGCAGCACATCGTGTCGGTGAAGCGGGCCATGCTCGACGTGGCCGCCCGCAACATCCTGCTGATCGACCACACCAAGCTCGCCCGGGTCGCCCTGCACCGGGTGGTCCCCCTCTCCCACTTCGACCTGCTCCTCGTGGACGACGGGGCGTCGGCGGAGGCGCTGCGGGACCTGGACGAGCACAAGGTCCGTTACGAAGTCTGCGCGACGAAGGGCAGCGATGACCGAGCTGGAGCTACGTGA
- a CDS encoding ABC transporter ATP-binding protein, translated as MIRLSGVRKTYGKVTALDDLELDVREGEFFCLLGPSGAGKTTTLKTVAGLETPDAGTVELDGRDMRGVEPYDRGVAMCFESYALYPHRSAYDNLASPLRSPRHRLPAARARERIGEIAELLGISALLDRPVGRLSNGQRQRVALGRVLVRPARAFLLDEPLSHLDAKLRQQMRAELKAIGAVQRTTTLYVTHDSVEALALGDRIGVIRDGRIVQTGTREEIWYRPRDTEVARAFGRPRINLLPGVVAADGGFASADGKVELPTPAPAAPGTQVLIGVRPRDLTLGEGPGHELSGTVYVTEVLGRSVEVTVRLGEQHVSLVAPRGEAAGLRPDDPVRLSVRPENLLLFEADRPERPGRRIGP; from the coding sequence ATGATCCGGCTGTCGGGCGTCCGCAAGACGTACGGCAAGGTCACCGCACTGGACGACCTGGAACTGGACGTCCGCGAGGGCGAGTTCTTCTGTCTGCTCGGCCCTTCGGGCGCCGGCAAGACCACGACCCTGAAGACCGTCGCCGGGCTTGAGACCCCCGACGCCGGCACGGTCGAGCTCGACGGCCGGGACATGCGGGGCGTCGAGCCGTACGACCGCGGCGTGGCGATGTGCTTCGAGAGCTACGCCCTCTACCCGCACAGGTCGGCCTACGACAACCTGGCCTCGCCGCTGCGCTCCCCACGCCACCGCCTCCCCGCCGCGCGGGCCCGGGAGCGGATCGGCGAGATCGCCGAGCTCCTCGGCATCTCGGCCCTGCTGGACCGCCCGGTCGGCCGGCTCTCCAACGGCCAGCGCCAGCGCGTCGCCCTGGGCCGCGTCCTGGTCCGCCCGGCCCGGGCCTTCCTCCTCGACGAGCCCCTGTCCCACCTGGACGCCAAGCTGCGCCAGCAGATGCGGGCGGAGCTGAAGGCGATCGGGGCCGTACAGCGCACCACGACCCTCTACGTCACCCATGACTCCGTGGAGGCACTGGCGCTGGGCGACCGGATCGGCGTCATCCGGGACGGGCGGATCGTGCAGACGGGGACGCGGGAGGAGATCTGGTACCGGCCCCGGGACACGGAGGTCGCGCGGGCCTTCGGCCGCCCCCGGATCAATCTGCTGCCGGGCGTCGTCGCGGCCGACGGGGGCTTTGCGTCGGCGGACGGCAAGGTCGAGCTGCCGACACCGGCCCCGGCGGCCCCCGGCACTCAGGTGCTGATCGGTGTCCGCCCGCGCGATCTCACCCTCGGCGAGGGCCCCGGCCACGAGCTGTCCGGCACCGTCTACGTCACGGAGGTGCTCGGCCGGTCCGTGGAGGTCACCGTCCGGCTGGGCGAGCAGCATGTGTCGCTGGTCGCCCCGCGCGGCGAGGCGGCGGGGCTGCGGCCCGACGATCCGGTACGCCTGTCGGTCCGGCCTGAGAACCTGCTGCTGTTCGAGGCCGACCGGCCGGAGCGTCCAGGACGAAGGATCGGACCATGA